A genome region from Crossiella equi includes the following:
- a CDS encoding LacI family DNA-binding transcriptional regulator translates to MVAARGRRRPSQSDVARVAGVSQTTVSLVLSGNKSGVSLAETTRDRVLAAAEELGYTPDPVATRLALARNNILGLFTYTATFPVGVEHSYYPSLAGVEAEAAAQGQDLLLFTGARPGQEDIARRVRLADGCLFLGRHVPPPLLAGLLAEEYPFVHIGRRDELEGRIPYVGADYAPAATRVVRELRALGHREIRYVRERDEAQASADREAGVRRAGVPVLRTDGPAVTPDRVAAWLAEGVTAFVTEETDTGAVFTALTRALDTLGVDCPGRVSLAHLGAPPVTGWRDRLVSGFAVPRHEMARDAVRLLLDRVAGAHELPHQSLLPCPPVAGDTTGPAPLH, encoded by the coding sequence ATGGTCGCCGCGAGGGGACGTCGCCGTCCGTCGCAGTCGGACGTGGCCCGGGTGGCCGGGGTCTCGCAGACCACCGTCTCGCTCGTGCTCTCCGGCAACAAGTCCGGGGTCTCGCTCGCCGAGACCACCCGGGACCGCGTGCTGGCCGCCGCCGAGGAGCTCGGCTACACCCCGGACCCGGTCGCCACCCGGCTGGCGTTGGCGCGCAACAACATCCTCGGCCTGTTCACCTACACCGCGACCTTCCCGGTCGGCGTGGAGCACTCCTACTACCCGTCGCTGGCCGGGGTGGAGGCCGAGGCCGCCGCCCAGGGCCAGGACCTGCTGCTGTTCACCGGCGCGCGCCCGGGGCAGGAGGACATCGCGCGCCGGGTGCGCCTGGCCGACGGCTGCCTGTTCCTGGGCCGCCACGTACCGCCGCCGCTGCTGGCCGGGCTGCTCGCCGAGGAGTACCCGTTCGTCCACATCGGACGCCGCGACGAGCTGGAGGGCCGCATCCCGTACGTGGGCGCGGACTACGCCCCCGCCGCCACCCGGGTCGTGCGCGAGCTGCGCGCGCTGGGCCACCGGGAGATCCGCTACGTGCGGGAACGCGACGAGGCACAGGCCTCCGCCGACCGCGAGGCCGGGGTGCGCCGGGCCGGGGTACCGGTCCTCCGCACGGACGGCCCGGCCGTCACCCCCGACCGCGTCGCGGCCTGGCTCGCCGAGGGCGTCACGGCCTTCGTCACCGAGGAGACCGACACCGGCGCGGTGTTCACCGCGCTGACCAGGGCGCTGGACACCCTCGGCGTGGACTGCCCCGGCCGGGTGTCCCTGGCCCACCTCGGCGCCCCGCCGGTCACCGGCTGGCGGGACCGCCTGGTCAGCGGGTTCGCCGTGCCCCGGCACGAGATGGCCCGCGACGCCGTCCGCCTGCTCCTGGACCGGGTCGCCGGCGCGCATGAGCTGCCCCACCAGTCCCTGCTGCCCTGCCCGCCCGTCGCGGGCGACACCACCGGCCCCGCGCCGCTGCACTGA
- a CDS encoding FAD-dependent oxidoreductase: MPERFTEVLVVGGGLGGVAAALAASRAGHRVVLTEETDWIGGQLTAQAVPPDEHPWIERFGCTAGYRELREGIRAHYRRAYPLRAEAAALRELNPGAGKVSKLCHEPRVALAVLEEMCQPQVSSGRLTVLRRHRPVRAHVTGDRVRAVTLAGPDGTETTVQAAYVLDATENGDLLPLADVEHVTGAEAQSEHDEPHAPAVADPLNLQGITYCFALSHHEGENHVIDRPEMYSFWRGYRPEFWPGPLLGFQAPDPRTLEPTGRTFVPNPDTDPLAVSADQSADAGDKELWGFRRILARGLHRPGAFGSDITLVNWPLNDYWLRPALEVEGLVDADAVRLAHHEARQLSLSVLYWLQTEAPRADGGTGFPGLRIRPDVTGTEDGLAKSAYVRESRRIRALRTVTEHDVSLALRGPRGGTTYPDSVGVGSYRIDLHPSTGGDNYIDVASVPFEIPLGALLPQRVRNLLPAGKNIGTTHITNGCFRLHPVEWNVGEAAGHLAAFALRNGVEPHEVHEEPKLVEEFARDLDRAGVERRWPDVRGY, from the coding sequence GTGCCCGAACGTTTCACCGAGGTCCTCGTCGTCGGCGGCGGGCTTGGCGGGGTCGCCGCCGCCCTGGCCGCCAGCCGTGCCGGGCACCGCGTGGTGCTCACCGAGGAGACCGACTGGATCGGCGGCCAGCTCACCGCGCAGGCCGTGCCGCCGGATGAGCACCCGTGGATCGAGCGCTTCGGCTGCACGGCCGGCTACCGCGAGCTGCGCGAGGGCATCCGTGCCCACTACCGCCGCGCCTACCCGCTGCGCGCCGAGGCCGCCGCGCTGCGCGAGCTCAACCCGGGCGCGGGCAAGGTCAGCAAGCTCTGCCACGAGCCGCGCGTGGCCCTGGCCGTGCTGGAGGAGATGTGCCAGCCGCAGGTCAGCTCCGGGCGGCTGACCGTCCTGCGGCGGCACCGGCCGGTGCGGGCGCACGTCACCGGCGACCGCGTGCGGGCGGTCACCCTGGCCGGACCGGACGGCACCGAGACCACCGTGCAGGCCGCCTACGTCCTGGACGCCACCGAGAACGGCGACCTGCTGCCGCTGGCGGACGTGGAGCACGTCACGGGCGCCGAAGCCCAGTCCGAGCACGACGAACCGCACGCCCCGGCGGTCGCCGACCCGCTCAACCTCCAGGGCATCACCTACTGTTTCGCCCTGTCCCACCACGAGGGCGAGAACCACGTCATCGACCGGCCCGAGATGTACTCCTTCTGGCGCGGGTACCGCCCGGAGTTCTGGCCCGGCCCGCTGCTCGGCTTCCAGGCCCCCGACCCGCGCACCCTGGAACCCACCGGGCGCACCTTCGTCCCCAACCCGGACACCGACCCGCTCGCGGTCAGCGCGGACCAGAGCGCGGACGCCGGGGACAAGGAGCTGTGGGGCTTCCGCCGCATCCTGGCGCGCGGGCTGCACCGGCCGGGCGCCTTCGGCTCCGACATCACCCTGGTCAACTGGCCGCTCAACGACTACTGGCTCCGGCCCGCCCTGGAGGTCGAGGGCCTGGTCGACGCCGATGCCGTGCGCCTGGCCCACCACGAGGCGCGGCAGCTGTCCCTGTCCGTCCTGTACTGGCTCCAGACCGAGGCCCCGCGTGCTGACGGCGGCACCGGCTTCCCCGGGCTGCGCATCCGGCCGGACGTCACCGGCACCGAGGACGGGCTGGCCAAGTCCGCCTACGTGCGCGAGTCCCGGCGCATCCGCGCGCTGCGCACGGTCACCGAGCACGACGTGTCCCTGGCGCTGCGCGGCCCGCGCGGCGGTACCACCTACCCGGACTCGGTCGGGGTGGGCAGCTACCGCATCGACCTGCACCCCTCCACCGGCGGGGACAACTACATCGACGTGGCCAGCGTGCCGTTCGAGATCCCGCTCGGCGCGCTGCTGCCGCAGCGGGTGCGCAACCTGCTGCCCGCGGGCAAGAACATCGGCACCACGCACATCACCAACGGCTGCTTCCGGCTGCACCCGGTGGAGTGGAACGTCGGCGAGGCCGCCGGGCACCTGGCCGCCTTCGCGCTGCGCAACGGCGTGGAACCGCACGAGGTGCACGAGGAGCCGAAGCTGGTCGAGGAGTTCGCCCGCGACCTGGACCGCGCCGGGGTCGAACGGCGCTGGCCGGATGTCCGCGGCTACTGA
- a CDS encoding hydantoinase/oxoprolinase family protein, with product MTGIRVGIDVGGTFTDAVAVSAATYELLGQVKVPTSHHHRDGVAHGIVTALAELLARVGVPASAVSFLAHGTTQATNALLEGDVARIGVVGIGRGVDGWATGRLRSLRKLRLAPGRTLPVDYAALRDPAEADAAVGRLKAGGAEVLVAVEPFSVDDPAGERAVLAAAERAGLPATATHEISKLYGLTRRARTAVLNAGIMPRMLETATLVERAITEAGITAPLMVMRCDGGVMSLAEMRGRPLLTVLSGPAAGVAGALLAERVSDGVFLETGGTSTDISVIRRGRVQVRHAKLGGRETYLSSLDVRTVGVGGGSLLRFADGDLVDVGPRSAHIAGLPYACFARPEQLAGARLVTVRPRPEDPADYVALEAEGGRFAVTLTCAANALGLVPADDHARADPEAARLALAPLAQALGVPVPEAARRVLDRAVGHVRAVVDALVADYRLDRSVLVLVGGGGGAATVTPHLGAGAGLAWRIAAHSEVISPLGVALALVRESVERIVPNPSHADVLAVRAEAEQAVVAQGADPAGVEVDVSVDPQRNLVRAVATGATDLRTKDLASTVDEEAAREVAARSLGGPAVPLAHNGGYRVYGTPARRTWFRRRRHPVRVVDTDGVLRVHSPDAHVDTLTVAQAPTRLPDLVRARTRYGDGGGRAPALRLLLGTRIVDLSGVLDPDALLALADTELRSRPPGETLITIMEERR from the coding sequence GTGACCGGGATCAGGGTGGGCATCGACGTCGGTGGCACGTTCACCGACGCGGTCGCGGTGAGCGCGGCGACCTACGAGCTGCTGGGCCAGGTGAAGGTGCCGACCAGCCACCACCACCGCGACGGCGTGGCGCACGGCATCGTGACCGCGCTGGCGGAGCTGCTGGCGCGGGTCGGGGTGCCCGCCTCGGCGGTGTCCTTCCTCGCGCACGGCACCACGCAGGCCACCAACGCCCTGTTGGAGGGCGATGTCGCCCGGATCGGCGTGGTCGGCATCGGGCGCGGTGTCGACGGCTGGGCCACCGGGCGGCTGCGCTCGCTGCGCAAGCTGAGGCTGGCCCCCGGGCGCACGCTGCCGGTGGACTACGCGGCGCTGCGTGATCCCGCCGAGGCCGACGCGGCCGTCGGGCGGCTCAAGGCCGGGGGCGCGGAGGTGCTGGTCGCGGTCGAACCGTTCAGCGTGGACGACCCGGCGGGCGAACGCGCGGTGCTGGCCGCCGCCGAGCGCGCGGGGCTGCCCGCGACCGCCACGCACGAGATCTCCAAGCTGTACGGGCTGACCCGGCGCGCCCGCACCGCCGTGCTGAACGCGGGCATCATGCCGCGCATGCTGGAGACCGCGACCCTGGTGGAGCGGGCGATCACCGAGGCGGGCATCACCGCGCCGCTGATGGTGATGCGCTGCGACGGCGGGGTGATGTCCCTGGCCGAGATGCGCGGGCGTCCGCTGCTGACCGTGCTGTCCGGCCCGGCGGCCGGGGTGGCGGGCGCGCTGCTGGCCGAACGGGTCAGCGACGGCGTGTTCCTGGAGACCGGCGGGACCTCCACCGACATCAGCGTGATCCGGCGGGGCCGGGTCCAGGTGCGGCACGCGAAGCTGGGCGGGCGGGAGACCTACCTGTCCTCTTTGGACGTGCGCACGGTCGGCGTCGGCGGCGGTTCGCTGCTCCGGTTCGCTGACGGGGACCTGGTGGACGTGGGCCCGCGCAGCGCGCACATCGCGGGCCTGCCCTACGCCTGCTTCGCCCGGCCGGAGCAGCTGGCGGGGGCGCGGCTGGTCACGGTGCGGCCCCGCCCGGAGGACCCGGCCGACTACGTTGCCCTGGAGGCCGAGGGCGGGCGGTTCGCGGTGACGCTGACCTGCGCGGCCAACGCCCTGGGCCTGGTCCCGGCCGACGACCACGCCCGCGCCGACCCGGAGGCGGCCCGGCTGGCCCTGGCCCCGCTGGCCCAGGCACTGGGCGTGCCGGTGCCCGAGGCGGCGCGCCGGGTGCTGGACCGCGCGGTGGGCCACGTGCGCGCGGTGGTGGACGCCCTGGTCGCGGACTACCGTCTGGACCGCTCGGTGCTGGTCCTGGTGGGCGGCGGCGGGGGAGCGGCCACGGTGACCCCGCACCTGGGCGCCGGCGCGGGGCTGGCGTGGCGGATCGCGGCGCACAGCGAGGTGATCAGCCCGCTGGGCGTGGCCCTGGCCCTGGTGCGGGAGTCGGTGGAGCGCATCGTGCCCAACCCCTCGCACGCGGACGTGCTCGCCGTGCGGGCCGAGGCCGAGCAGGCGGTGGTGGCCCAGGGCGCGGACCCCGCGGGCGTGGAGGTCGACGTCTCGGTGGACCCGCAGCGCAACCTGGTGCGCGCGGTGGCCACCGGCGCGACGGACCTGCGCACCAAGGACCTCGCGTCCACAGTGGATGAGGAGGCGGCCCGGGAGGTGGCGGCGCGGAGCCTGGGCGGCCCGGCGGTCCCGCTGGCGCACAACGGCGGCTACCGCGTCTACGGCACCCCCGCCCGCCGCACCTGGTTCCGCCGACGCCGCCACCCGGTGCGGGTGGTGGACACCGACGGCGTGCTGCGCGTGCACAGCCCGGACGCCCACGTCGACACCCTCACCGTCGCGCAGGCTCCGACCCGCCTCCCGGACCTGGTCCGCGCACGCACCCGCTACGGCGACGGCGGCGGCCGGGCCCCGGCCCTGCGCCTGCTGCTGGGCACCAGGATCGTCGACCTCTCGGGCGTGCTGGACCCGGACGCCCTGCTGGCCCTGGCCGACACCGAGCTGCGCTCCCGTCCCCCGGGCGAGACCCTGATCACGATCATGGAGGAACGCCGGTGA
- a CDS encoding transporter produces MGLLILAVMATGVVLMLTRVLPTAFTLGFLAIAIALLSGASLLGPKNSVATTVLQTGAPMLAATMVAILLGSWLGTVLEETGIAATLVRKIVEFGGERPSVVALGVFGVSLLVGTITGSAPAALLSGVVGIPAMIAVGVPKVVAAGTVLMGISAGLPLELIGWQFLADALRLPVEQVRSFQIRLFPIVFVVGVAYVLVEVRRRGARHAWAVRAPAAERRRRGDAPWYALLTPLVPIVLALGLDVPIVPALLVGLAYALLTTHRRGGSGERALRTLYRAFDVAAPPIVLFVAIGMLLAAVRLPGAVSALNPIVAALSPSGPVLFVVVFTLLVPLALYRGPLNVYGLGAGVAGVLISGGVYPAPAVLGLMSSLGQVLGVSDPTSTQTVWSAQYSGVRPERVLLSTLPYTWLIAAGGLTLTAVLYL; encoded by the coding sequence ATGGGACTCCTGATCCTGGCCGTCATGGCCACCGGGGTGGTGCTCATGCTCACCCGGGTCCTGCCCACGGCCTTCACCCTGGGCTTCCTGGCCATCGCCATCGCGCTGCTCTCCGGTGCCAGCCTGCTCGGTCCGAAGAACAGCGTGGCCACGACCGTGCTCCAGACCGGTGCGCCGATGCTGGCCGCCACGATGGTGGCGATCCTCCTGGGCTCCTGGCTGGGCACGGTGCTGGAGGAGACCGGGATCGCCGCCACCCTGGTGCGCAAGATCGTGGAGTTCGGCGGGGAGCGGCCGTCGGTGGTGGCGCTCGGCGTCTTCGGGGTCTCGCTCCTGGTCGGCACGATCACCGGGTCCGCGCCCGCCGCGCTGCTGTCCGGCGTGGTGGGCATCCCGGCGATGATCGCCGTGGGGGTGCCGAAGGTGGTGGCCGCCGGGACCGTGCTGATGGGCATCTCCGCCGGGCTGCCCCTGGAGCTGATCGGGTGGCAGTTCCTCGCCGACGCCCTGCGCCTGCCCGTCGAGCAGGTCCGGTCCTTCCAGATCCGGCTCTTCCCGATCGTGTTCGTGGTTGGCGTGGCCTACGTGCTCGTCGAGGTCCGCCGCCGCGGCGCCCGGCACGCCTGGGCGGTCCGGGCCCCGGCCGCCGAACGCCGCCGCCGCGGCGACGCCCCCTGGTACGCCCTGCTCACCCCGCTGGTCCCGATCGTGCTGGCCCTGGGCCTGGACGTGCCGATCGTGCCCGCGCTGCTGGTCGGCCTGGCCTACGCCCTGCTCACCACACACCGCCGCGGCGGCTCCGGGGAACGGGCCCTGCGCACGCTCTACCGGGCCTTCGACGTGGCCGCGCCCCCGATCGTGCTGTTCGTGGCCATCGGCATGCTGCTGGCCGCCGTCCGCCTGCCGGGCGCGGTCAGCGCGCTCAACCCGATCGTCGCCGCGCTCAGCCCCTCCGGCCCGGTGCTGTTCGTCGTGGTCTTCACCCTGCTGGTACCGCTGGCGCTCTACCGGGGCCCACTCAACGTCTACGGCCTGGGCGCGGGCGTCGCGGGTGTGCTCATCTCCGGCGGTGTCTACCCGGCCCCGGCGGTGCTCGGCCTGATGTCCTCCCTCGGCCAGGTGCTGGGCGTCTCCGACCCGACCAGCACCCAGACCGTCTGGAGTGCCCAGTACTCCGGCGTCCGCCCCGAACGCGTCCTGCTCTCGACCCTGCCCTACACCTGGCTCATCGCCGCGGGCGGCCTCACCCTCACCGCCGTGCTGTACCTGTGA